In the genome of Streptomyces sp. P3, the window GGCGTCGCAGGTAGCCGACCGCGGCCAGCAGGCCCGCCGAGGCGAGGGCTGCGCCGATGCCGACGTCCCAGCCGGACGGGCCGGCGGTGACGGCGCCGCCGACGCCTCCCCGGACGCCGAAGGTGGGCGGCGGCGCCGGGCTGATCGAGGCGCCCGCGGAGCTGCTCACGACCGGCGTGGGGCTCGCCGACCGCGGTGCGGGGCTGGCCGGCCGCGGTGCGGGGCTGCTCGTCGGCGGAGCCAGCGTGGGCAGCGACCGGTGGGGAAGGACCTCACAGGCGATGCCGTCGTCCGGTCCCCGGTCCTCGTCGAGCCGGTTGGGGTCGCTGGGGTCCTGGTCGAAGACTGCCTGGGCGTCTTCCTGGTAGGTGAAGTCGCTGCAGTTCAGGTCCTGCGCGTGGGCGACGCCGCTCAGCAGAGCGACGGTCAGGACCGCGGCGGCTATGCCTGCGACGGTGGCGCGGCGTGGCATGGGCGTCTCCTCCCGGCCGAGGTGGCCTTCGCCTCGACGCTAGGCAACGACCGGCGCCACCGCGCGGGGCGAGGGGCCGAACGGGGTGCACCGGGCCACGGACGGGGCGCGGTGATCGAGCGGCGCAGTCGGTATGCCTTTCTCGCCGACCGGCGGGTACTCGGCCGGCACCGCATGATGAAAAGGGGTGATGACGATGGTTGAGACGGGCCGGTACGGCGTGACCGGCGACCGCGGCGACCGCGGCGCCCGAAGCGCCGAGAACGGCGGGGAGTCGGTCGGCGCACTGGTGCAACGCGCCTCGCAACAGCTGAGCGAGCTGGTGCGCGGCGAGATGCGGCTCGCGCAGGCGGAGATGGTCGAGAAGGGAAAGCGGTACGGCAAGGGCGGCGGACTGTTCGGCGGGGCCGGGCTCTTCGGCGTCCTCACCCTGCAGGCGCTGATCGCCGCCGCGATCGCCGGACTCGCGGTGCCGCTCCCGGTGTGGGCCGCCGCTCTGATCGTCACCGGTGTGTTGGCGGTGATCACCGCCGTGCTGGCGCTGACCGGCAGGAAGCAGGTCGGCCGGGCCGCCCCGCCGATGCCCGAGCGCGCCGTGGAAAGCGTGAAAGCCGATGTGTCGGAGATCAAGGAGAGTGCCCGACGATGACCCAGCCCTCCCAGCACGAACCCACGAACCCCGATGAGCTGCGCCACCGCGTGGAGCGGACGCGCCACGAGCTCGGCGCGACGCTCGAGTCGCTGGCCGCGAAGACCGATGTGAAGGCCCGCGCCCAGGAGAAGGCAGCCGAGCTGAAGGAGCACGCCGCCGAGCTGAAGGAGCACGCCGCCGAGCTGAAGGAGCAGGCGGGCGCGAAGGCGACACACCTGTCCGAACAGGCCAGGGGCAAGGCGGCCGAGGCGGCCCACGCCCTGGAGGAGAAGGTCCCCGCTCCGGTGAAGGACAAGGCGTCCGCGGCCGCGGGGCAGGTCAGGACCAGGGCGGGGCAGGCCGAACAGCTGTGGCAGGACAAGGCGCCCGAGCCGGTCCGCGACCACCGCAAGGCGGTCATCGGCATCGCCGCGGCCGCCGCCCTCGTCTTCGTGCTCCTGCGCCGCGGGAGGAAGTAGTCCCGACGACGCCCCGGGCGCCGCCACGCTCACCGAGCGGGCGGCGCCCTTTCGTGTCCTCGTGCGCGCCTCGGCCCTTTCCGTGTTCGCGCCGACTCCTTGACCGACGGTCCGCGCTCCACGATGCTTGTTGCGATCCATGAGGCGTGTGCCGTAATAAGCAACGCTTGCCTGTTCCCGCAGGCGTTCTGGGTCCAGTAGTCCCCGTAGTCCCCGTAGTTCCCGTCGTTGTCGTAAATGTCGCAGTTCTGTATCAGTCGAGGAGTGGCCATGACGCACCAGGTCCGTGCCGTCGTCGCGCGGGGCAAGGGCGCCCCCGTCAGCCTGGAAACGATCGTGGTGCCGGACCCGGGTCCGGGTGAGGCGCTGGTGAAGATCGAGGCCTGCGGGGTCTGCCACACCGATCTGCACTACCGCGAAGGCGGCATCAACGACGATTTCCCCTTCCTGCTCGGCCACGAAGCGGCCGGAGTGGTGGAGTCCGTGGGGGAGGGCGTCACCGACGTGGCCCCCGGTGACTTCGTCATCCTCAACTGGCGTGCCGTGTGCGGGCAGTGCCGGGCCTGTCTGCGCGGCCGGCCCTGGTACTGCTTCGCCACCCACAACGCGAAGCAGAAGATGACACTCCTGGACGGCACCGAGCTCTCACCGGCCCTCGGCATCGGTGCGTTCGCGGAGAAGACCCTGGTGGCGGCCGGGCAGTGCACCAAGGTCGACCGGGCCGCCTCCGCCGCCGCGGCCGGACTGCTCGGCTGCGGTGTGATGGCGGGCATCGGCGCGGCCATCAACACCGGACAGGTCGGGCGCGGTGACAGCGTGGCGGTCATCGGCTGTGGCGGTGTGGGAGCGGCGGCGGTCGTCGGGTCGAAGCTGGCGGGCGCGTCGAGGATCGTCGCGGTGGACATCGACGACCTCAAACTGGAGACCGCGCGGAAGCTGGGCGCGACCCACACCGTGAACGCCTCGCAGACCGACCCGGTCGAGGCGATCCGTGAGCTGACCGGCGGCTTCGGCGCGGACGTGGTGATCGAGGCCGTGGGCCGTCCGGAGACGTACGTGCAGGCCTTCCACGCCCGCGACCTGGCCGGCACGGTCGTCCTCGTCGGCGTGCCCACGCCCGAGATGAAGCTGGAACTGCCGCTGCTGGACGTCTTCGGCCGCGGCGGCGCCCTCAAGTCCTCCTGGTACGGCGACTGTCTGCCCAGCCGGGACTTCCCCATGCTCATCGACCTCTACCTCCAGGGCCGTCTGGACCTGGACGCCTTCGTCACCGAGACCATCGCCCTGGACGAGGTCGAGAAGGCCTTCGAGCGGATGCACCGCGGCGACGTGCTGCGCTCGGTGGTGACCTTCTGATGGCCGGTGTCACCGTCGAACGGCTCGTCACCTCGGGAACGTTCTCGCTGGACGGCGGGGTCTGGGAGGTGGACAACAACGTGTGGATCGTCGGCGACGCCGAGGAGGCGGTGGTCATCGACGCCGCGCACGACGCCGGGGCCATCGCCGACGCCCTCGGCGGGCGCACCCTGCGGGCCATCGTCTGCACCCATGCCCACAACGACCACATCGACGCCGCGCCCGCGCTCGCGGACCGCACCGGCGCCCCGATCCTGCTGCACGGCGCCGACCTGCCGCTGTGGAAGCAGACCCACCCCGACCGGGCGCCCGACGGCGAGCTGGCCGACGGTCAGGTCCTCACCGTGGGCGGCGTCGAGCTGACCGTGCTGCACACCCCGGGCCACGCCCCGGGCGCGGTCTGCCTCCACGCACCCGCGCTGCGGGCCCTCTTCAGCGGGGACACGCTCTTCGCCGGCGGCCCGGGGGCGACCGGGAGGTCGTACAGCGACTTCCCGACCATCGTCGAATCCATCCGGGACCGGCTGCTGACCCTGCCGGGCGACACGACCGTGCACACCGGTCACGGGGACACCACCACCGTCGCGGCGGAGGCCCCGCATCTGCAGGACTGGATCGACCGGGGGTACTGACTCCCGCCGGCGCGGAACGCGCGCCCGCTCTTGGCCCGGTGGCAGGGCGAGGCGGGCGCGCGCTCGTGTGCTCCGGGCGGCGCGGGCGTGCCCCGGGCTGTGCGGGGGCGGTCGTCGTGCGCTCGGCACCGCTCGGGCGCGGGGGCGCGCCGGCGCCCAGCGAGCACCACCTGGGCGCCTTCCATGACCGGGTGAACGAGCGCCTCGGCCCGGCGGGCGTGTGACGGACGCCGCCGGACCGCTCAGCCCAGGTAGCCCATGCGGTGGCTGATCTCCTCCGCGCCCTTCAGCAGCACCGGAGCCAGTTCGTGCAGCCGCTCCTCGGTGAGCCGGTAGGAGGGTCCGGAGGCGCTGAGAGCGGCGATGACCTCGCCGTCCCGGTTGCGGATCGGCGCGGCCATGGCGTGCAGGCCGATCTCCAGCTCCTCCAGCGCCCAGGCGTAACCGCGCTCACGGGCCTCGGCGAGGTTCTTCTCGAGC includes:
- a CDS encoding MBL fold metallo-hydrolase; the protein is MAGVTVERLVTSGTFSLDGGVWEVDNNVWIVGDAEEAVVIDAAHDAGAIADALGGRTLRAIVCTHAHNDHIDAAPALADRTGAPILLHGADLPLWKQTHPDRAPDGELADGQVLTVGGVELTVLHTPGHAPGAVCLHAPALRALFSGDTLFAGGPGATGRSYSDFPTIVESIRDRLLTLPGDTTVHTGHGDTTTVAAEAPHLQDWIDRGY
- a CDS encoding excalibur calcium-binding protein; the encoded protein is MPRRATVAGIAAAVLTVALLSGVAHAQDLNCSDFTYQEDAQAVFDQDPSDPNRLDEDRGPDDGIACEVLPHRSLPTLAPPTSSPAPRPASPAPRSASPTPVVSSSAGASISPAPPPTFGVRGGVGGAVTAGPSGWDVGIGAALASAGLLAAVGYLRRRRRRL
- a CDS encoding S-(hydroxymethyl)mycothiol dehydrogenase, whose amino-acid sequence is MTHQVRAVVARGKGAPVSLETIVVPDPGPGEALVKIEACGVCHTDLHYREGGINDDFPFLLGHEAAGVVESVGEGVTDVAPGDFVILNWRAVCGQCRACLRGRPWYCFATHNAKQKMTLLDGTELSPALGIGAFAEKTLVAAGQCTKVDRAASAAAAGLLGCGVMAGIGAAINTGQVGRGDSVAVIGCGGVGAAAVVGSKLAGASRIVAVDIDDLKLETARKLGATHTVNASQTDPVEAIRELTGGFGADVVIEAVGRPETYVQAFHARDLAGTVVLVGVPTPEMKLELPLLDVFGRGGALKSSWYGDCLPSRDFPMLIDLYLQGRLDLDAFVTETIALDEVEKAFERMHRGDVLRSVVTF
- a CDS encoding phage holin family protein — translated: MVETGRYGVTGDRGDRGARSAENGGESVGALVQRASQQLSELVRGEMRLAQAEMVEKGKRYGKGGGLFGGAGLFGVLTLQALIAAAIAGLAVPLPVWAAALIVTGVLAVITAVLALTGRKQVGRAAPPMPERAVESVKADVSEIKESARR
- a CDS encoding DUF3618 domain-containing protein → MTQPSQHEPTNPDELRHRVERTRHELGATLESLAAKTDVKARAQEKAAELKEHAAELKEHAAELKEQAGAKATHLSEQARGKAAEAAHALEEKVPAPVKDKASAAAGQVRTRAGQAEQLWQDKAPEPVRDHRKAVIGIAAAAALVFVLLRRGRK